DNA from Streptomyces sp. NBC_01476:
GGTCGAGCACGGCCCGGAGGCGCTGGCGGAGGCCGACACGGTGGTGGTGCCCGCCTCGTACGAGCTGGGCCCGGTCTACACCGAGGGGTCGCTGCCCGCGCCGCTGGCCGCCGCGGTCGCCGCGTTCCGGCCGGGGGCGCGGGTGGTGTCGATCTGCACCGGGTCCTTCCTGCTGGCCGCGGCCGGCCTGCTCGACGGCCGGCCCGCGACCACCCACTGGACCAGCGCCGACCACTTCCAGCGGCTCTTCCCGCGGATCAGGGTCGACCCGGATGTGCTCTACGTGGACGACGGCGACGTGCTGACCTCGGCGGGCGTGGCCGCCGGGATCGACCTGTGCCTGCACATCGTGCGGCGCGACTTCGGCGCCGCGGTGGCGAACGCGGTGTCCCGGCGGACCGTGGTGCCGCCGCACCGCGAGGGCGGCCAGGCGCAGTACATCCGCCGGCCGCTGCCCGAGCCGCGGCTGGTGAGTACCCAGCGGGCCCGCGCCTGGGCGCTGGACCGCCTCGACCAGCCGCTGACGCTGCGGCAGCTGGCCGAGCGGGAGGCGATGAGCGTACGGACCTTCACCCGGCGGTTCCGGGAGGAGGTCGGGCTCAGCCCGGGTCAGTGGCTCACCCAGCAGCGGATCGAGCTGGCCCGCCGGCTGCTGGAGTCGACCGGTCTCAGCGTGGACCAGATCGCGCACCAGGCGGGTTTCGGCACCGGCGCCTCGCTGCGGCAGCATCTTCAGGTGGCGCTGGGCGTCTCACCGTCGGCGTACCGCCGGACGTTCCGCACCTCGGCCTAGCCGGCCACGCGGCCGGTCAGCCCAGGGCCGCGCCGCGGTCGACCTCGCACCAGATCTGCTTGCCCGCGCCCTCGGGGTGCCAGCCCCAGCGGTCGGCGAGGCCGTCCACCAGTTCCAGGCCGCGGCCCCCGGTCTCGTCACGCTCGGCGCGGCGGGGGGAGGGCGGCAGGCCGCTGTTGTCGGCGACCTCGACCCGTACCGGGGCGGCGGGCGCGGCCGGGAAGAGCATGCGCAGGACGGCCGGGCAGCCGGTGTGCACGACCGCGTTGGTGACCAGTTCCGAGATGAGCAGGATCAGCGTCTCGGCCACCGGCTCGTCGGCTCCTATCCCGGAGCCCGCCAGCCGCGACCTCGCCCATCGGCGGGCCCGCCCGACCTCCGCGGGATCCACGCCGACTTCGAGCTGCACCTGAAGCACCTGCACTGCTCACACCATCCGAACCGGCGGACACGACGCCTCACGCCAACCCAAGATCACCGTGCGTGACCTCGACCTCACACAGCATGATCGACCCGCAGTCACCCCAGCAAGCGCTTCAGGCATATTCCGACGCGCGGGGGCGGGTGTGCCGCATACTGTGCGGCACCTCTGCTGCGAAGCCGTGCGCACAGGGCCGTCCCCCGCCCGGCACGGCCGGGCGGCGTGATGAGAATTCCCTGAATGCACACGCACCCGACGGAGCGTACCCGAGGTCCACCCCGACTCCACCGCGTAACAAGTCACACCTCGGCCACAACACCGTGCGGACGCTCCGTAATCGACGGGGCCCGTACGCACCATTTGCCCCAGGGGTAACCGAGGGTCTAGGCAAATCCGGCAAATACCTCATAAGCCCTGTCGTCGAAGAGCACGAAGCGCACGTCCGCGACAGAGGTGTCCGCCTCCCGCACCGCCTTGACGGCGAGCCGCGCACCGTCCTCCAGCGGCCAGCGGTACGCCCCGGTGGGCATCGCCGGAAAGGCAACAGTGGCCGCGATGGCCCGGCCGGTACGGAGCCCGGAGCCGCAGTGGCCGGCCCGCGGTGCGTCCGACCGGGGAGTCAGGCGGAGATCGGGGGGGCGGTGTCGTTCGTGGCGGAGGGGAGGTCGGGGAAGACCTCGAAGAGCCGGCGGACGCCGAGGGCGGCGAGGACCCGGTTGACGTGGGCGCCCTCACCGTCGTCGCTCACCGGGAGGACCACCCGCAGCCGGCCGGCGCAGGAGCGCATCAGACGGCGCGCGCCGATCAGCACGCCCACCCCGCTGGAGTCACAGAAACGCACATCGGCGAGGTCGAGGACCAGACTGCGACGACCGTCCGCGACCGCTTCGTGCACCTTCTGCCGGACCGCCGGTGAGGAGATCAGGTCCATCTCGCCCGCGACCGTCACCACCACCCAGCCGTCCCGCTCGGCCTGGGTCACCAGCACCGGTACCCACCTCGCCCCGCCGTCGACTGCCACTGCCGCACCGCTCACTGCGTCATATGACCCTATGCCCGTTCCCAGTCGTAACTCTGCAATGTTCCGGTCACACCCGGATAACAGACGGTCGAAACCGGTCGCAGTCGGTGCCAGGTTGCTGCAAAGCGGCGTACGCCGTCGCACCCGGCCGGTACCGTCGAAGGTGAGTGCAGTCGGACGATCCGAACACACGCCGCATCCGTGGGGGTTGAGCGGTAGGGCGAGGCAAGGGGACCGGGAGATGGCGACACCCGCACCACCGCGCTGGGACCGCAAGATGCAACAGCGGCTGGCGCGAGGCGAGGAAGCCGCGCTCGGCGAGCTCTACGACCGCTATGCCTCGCTCGTGCACAGCCTGGCCCACCGGGTGCTGGACGACGACGACGCGGCCGACCAGGTCACCCGCGAGGTCTTCGGCTACATCTGGGAGAACCCCGACGCCTATGAGCCGAAGCACGGTTCGCTCCGGTCGTGGATCGCCTCCCTCACCCAGCGGCACGCCGTGCACCGACTGCGGCAGTCCGAGAACCGCGGCCGGTCCACGCCGTCCGAGGTGGAGGCACGGGTACGCGAGGCCAACACGGCGGCCAGGGCCGACTTCATCGTGACATCGATGCCGACGCCGCTGCGCGACGCCCTCGAACTGGCCTACCGCGAACGGCTGGACTACCGCGCCGCCGCCGCGGACCTCGGGGTGAGCGAGGACGAGGCACGCCGCCGGCTCCGGCTCGGCCTGCAACTGCTGTCGACCGCGATGGAGCCGGCCGAGCAGCACGAGCAGGCCTTCGACCGGCCCTTCGATCCGCGCGGCCAACGGGGTTCACAACGGGGTTCACGGTGAGCGGGCCGGCATTCCGTGACGGAGGCGGGCAGGGCGGCGGGGACGACGGTCTGCCGCGGGTGCCGCACCAGCGCGCGCAGGACGGCACCCCGGACGGGCCCGGATACGGTCCGCGGGCTTCTGAGCCGCCGCGGCAGCCGGGCGGTGACGAGCTGCCCGCAGCCGCCGCGGCTCCCGCACCGCCCCCGCCTCCAACTGCGGCTCCGACTCCGACTCCGCCTGAACCGGCTCAGCCGCCCGTGCCGGACCGTTCCCGGCGACCCGCCCCGCAGCCCCGGCTCCAGCCCCAGCCCCAGCCGTACGACCACGCCACCTTGAAGTCGCTGCTCGGTGCCTGGGCGCTGTCCGCCTGCGCCCGCGACGAGGCGCTCGCGGTCGAGGTGCACCTGACGGACTGCGCCTCCTGCGCGGACGAGGCACTGCGGCTGCGCGACGCGGTGGGCCTGCTGCACCAGGAGGACTCGCTCGACCTCGACCCGCTGCTGCGGGTCCGGGTGCTGGAGGGCTGTCTCGGCCGCCGCCCGGCGCGGATTCCGGTGCCCGAGTGGGCCGGTCCCTACGACGCGGAGGCCGCCCGGCTGGACGCGCTGCTGCGGGACCTCGGCGGGAGCTACTGGAAGGCACCGGTGGAGCTCCAGTGGTTCGACGGCACGACTGTGCGGCGCCGGATGACCGTGGGCGAGGTCATCTCGCATCTGACCGCGGTGGACAGTCTGGTGGGCCGCACGATGGGCCTGCCGGTGCCGGCCGCGGAGGCCCTGCCGGACGGCGGGCAGCCGGGGACCGCCACCCGCACCGGGAAGGCGAGCACCGCAGACCTGCCGCTCGACCCGTGGGAGCGTACGGCCGCGTACTGGTCGGCCCAGCAGGACGTACCCGGCGCCACCTTGCGGTCGCTGTGGCGCGAGCAGAGCCACAACCTGGTCCGTACCGTCTCCTTCGCCGGGCGCGGGGCGGCCGGGCTCGACGTGGCGTACGGCCCCTTCACGCTCCCGCTGCGGGACGCCTTCCTGGACCGGGCCTTCGAGTGCTGGATGCACGCGTGGGACATCGCCGAGGCGGTGGACTACCCGTACGACCCGCCCGCGCCGCGCAACCTCAACCGGATGATCGACCTGGCCGCCCGGATGCTGCCCTCGGCACTGGCCGACCGGCGCCGGGCCGGGCTGACCACGTCCAAGTCGAGACTGGCGCCCGCCGGTTCGCCGGGGCGTTCGCTGCGGCTGGAGATCGAGGGGGACGGCGGCGGGGACTGGTATCTGCCGCTGGACTCGCCCGGCGCGCCGGCCTCCGAGAAGGAGATGGTCGCTCATGTGGCCATGGACAGCGTGGAGTTCTGCCAGCTGGCGGCCGGCCACATAGAGCCGGAGCGGATCGCGGTGGGTCAGATGGGCGACCGGGCCGTCATCCGCGACGTCCTCTTCGCCACCGCGTCACTGTCGCGCCTGTGAGCGGACCCGAGCACCCGAGGGCGCCGGGCCGCCCAGCGCCCAAGCGCCCAAGCGCCTAAGCGCCTAAGCGCCTAAGCGAAGACAACCGTCCGGCGGCCGTTGAGCAGCACCCGGTGCTCGCTGTGCCACTTCACCGCCCGGGCCAGCGCCTGGCACTCCACATCGCGGCCGACGGCGACGAGCTGCTCGGGGGTGACCTCGTGCCCGACCCGCTCGACCTCCTGCTCGATGATCGGCCCCTCGTCGAGGTCGGCCGTCACATAGTGGGCGGTCGCGCCGATCAGCTTCACCCCGCGGTCGTGCGCCTGGTGGTAGGGCTTGGCGCCCTTGAAGCTCGGCAGGAAGGAGTGGTGGATGTTGATGATCCGGCCCGACAGCTTGCCGCACAGGTCGTCCGAGAGCACCTGCATGTAGCGGGCCAGGACGACGAGTTCGACGCCCTTGTCGTCGACGAGCTGCAGCAGCCGCGCCTCCGCGTCCGTCTTGCCCTCGCGGGTGACCGGGATGTGGTGGAACGGCACGCCGTAGGAGCCGGCGAGTTCGCGGAAGTCGGTGTGGTTGGAGACGACCCCGGCGATCTCCACCGGCAGCGCGCCGATGCTGGTGCGGAAGAGCAGGTCGTTGAGGCAGTGCCCGAACTTGCTGACCATGAGGACGATGCGCATGCGTTCCGCGGACGGGTGGATCGCCCAGTCCATGTGGTACGCGCCGCCGACCGCGGCGAAACTGGCCCGCAGCCTGTCGGCGGTCACCGCGGGGTCGGCGGAGAAGTGCACCCGCATGAAGAACAGGCCGGTGCCCTGGTCGCCGAACTGCTGGCTGTCGACGATGTTGCAGCCGGTCATGAAGAGGTAGCTGGAGACCGCGTGCACGATGCCCTGCTTGTCGGGGCAGGACAGGGTGAGCACGTACTGCGACGGCTCTTCGACGGGCTGCAACGGCTGCTGTTCGCTCACACCCGCATCCTAAGGCGCGTGCCTCACGGCGCCGTCCGGTTGTAGATCGCCAGCACCTCCAGCGACCGCGGCGGCACATCCGGGTCCTCGGCGTCCGCCGCGGCCATCCGCAGGTGCGCCTCGCGCGCCGCCTGTACGGCGTCGGGCCAGGCGGGGTGCTCCAGGTACGCGGTGGCGGGCGCGTCAGCGCCCACCTGGTGGAGGATCTTCAGCACCCGCAGGACGGCGACATCGACCAGCGCGGCCTCCTGGGAGTCGCGGAAGATCGTGCCGACGTACTTCTCGGCGGACCAGTTGTCCAGCCAGGTGTCCTCGACGAGGCGGTACACGGCGTCGGTGACGTCCCCGTACCCCTCACGGCCGGCCTGCCAGACATCACGCTGGAAGACCGGGTCGCTGATCATGTGCAACGCGGAGCGCACATTGCTGCGCCAGCGCCACCACGGCATGTCGTTGAGTGGCATACCCCCCATCGTGGACGAGGGGCGGGCGCGACGGGAAGACTTCTCCGAACCTTGCACGGTTCCTGATCGTACGCATTCGAATACCGACACCGGTAATTCACCTGAAAGTGACCGCTCATTCCCCCGGGATCAGCCGGGCGTTGGCGCCATGGGGGAATCTTCCCGTTACATGACTGACTGGCGAGTGCGCAAGGCTCGGATCGCCGCCATAGCGACTACGGCCGCATTCGCGCTGCTCAGTGGTTGTGGGGTGATCCCGGGGAGCGCGGGGGGCTCGCCGGGACCTCTGGTCGTCATGACGTGGGCGCCGGTCGACACCAAAGCCACCAACATGCCGGGCATGCCGGCCATGGCGCAGGTGGTCGAGAAGTACATCAACGCCCAGGGCGGGCTGAACGGCCGCAAGCTGAAGGTCCTCACCTGCAACGAGCACGACGACGCGGTCGCGGTCACCGACTGCGCCCAGCAGGCCGCCGACGCCGGCGCGGTCGCCGTGGTCGGCTCGTACAGCGAGTCGGGGTCGGCCTTCACCAGCGCCCTGGAGGCCGGCGGCATCCCGTACATCGGGGGTTACGGCATCACCGAGGACGAGTTCCAGAGCCTGATGTCGTATCCGGTCAACGGCGGGCTGCCGGCGCTGCTGGCGGGCAACGGGCGGCAACTGGCCGGCCTGTGCAAGAAAGTGACACTGGTCAGGCCGGACTCGACCACCGGCGACCAGTTCCCGATCTTCCTCGACACCGGGCTGCGGGTCGGCGGCCTGACCCCGGCCCGCGACATACCGACCCCGGACGACTCCTCGGACTACACCTCGGTGGCCGCCCAGACGGTCGCGAAGAACAACAAGCACTCCTCGTGCGTCTCCGCGGTCCTGGGTGACCACACCAGCACCTTCTTCGACGCCTTGCGCCGGACCGGGAGTTCGCAGCCCAAGGTGCAGTTGTCGTCGGTGATCGGGAGCGTGCAGCAGTCGGTGATCGACTCCACCGGCGGCCCGGAGAGCCCGCTGGAGCACGCGTACATCACCAGTTGGTACCCGCCGGCCTCGGACCCCAAGTGGGACGAGATGAAGGCGGCGATCACGAAGTACGCCTTCGGTGACGACCGGATCGACGTGGCCGACCCCGGGGTGCAGACGACGTGGATCG
Protein-coding regions in this window:
- a CDS encoding GlxA family transcriptional regulator, yielding MQQARNQEDPVAGRAAGAVFRHPGRHRIAVFTLDGVIPFELGIPLRIFGAAVHPDDGRPLYEVVTCGLRPGAVRTDADFSIVVEHGPEALAEADTVVVPASYELGPVYTEGSLPAPLAAAVAAFRPGARVVSICTGSFLLAAAGLLDGRPATTHWTSADHFQRLFPRIRVDPDVLYVDDGDVLTSAGVAAGIDLCLHIVRRDFGAAVANAVSRRTVVPPHREGGQAQYIRRPLPEPRLVSTQRARAWALDRLDQPLTLRQLAEREAMSVRTFTRRFREEVGLSPGQWLTQQRIELARRLLESTGLSVDQIAHQAGFGTGASLRQHLQVALGVSPSAYRRTFRTSA
- a CDS encoding ATP-binding protein; this encodes MQVLQVQLEVGVDPAEVGRARRWARSRLAGSGIGADEPVAETLILLISELVTNAVVHTGCPAVLRMLFPAAPAAPVRVEVADNSGLPPSPRRAERDETGGRGLELVDGLADRWGWHPEGAGKQIWCEVDRGAALG
- a CDS encoding STAS domain-containing protein: MTQAERDGWVVVTVAGEMDLISSPAVRQKVHEAVADGRRSLVLDLADVRFCDSSGVGVLIGARRLMRSCAGRLRVVLPVSDDGEGAHVNRVLAALGVRRLFEVFPDLPSATNDTAPPISA
- a CDS encoding sigma-70 family RNA polymerase sigma factor translates to MATPAPPRWDRKMQQRLARGEEAALGELYDRYASLVHSLAHRVLDDDDAADQVTREVFGYIWENPDAYEPKHGSLRSWIASLTQRHAVHRLRQSENRGRSTPSEVEARVREANTAARADFIVTSMPTPLRDALELAYRERLDYRAAAADLGVSEDEARRRLRLGLQLLSTAMEPAEQHEQAFDRPFDPRGQRGSQRGSR
- a CDS encoding maleylpyruvate isomerase N-terminal domain-containing protein → MSGPAFRDGGGQGGGDDGLPRVPHQRAQDGTPDGPGYGPRASEPPRQPGGDELPAAAAAPAPPPPPTAAPTPTPPEPAQPPVPDRSRRPAPQPRLQPQPQPYDHATLKSLLGAWALSACARDEALAVEVHLTDCASCADEALRLRDAVGLLHQEDSLDLDPLLRVRVLEGCLGRRPARIPVPEWAGPYDAEAARLDALLRDLGGSYWKAPVELQWFDGTTVRRRMTVGEVISHLTAVDSLVGRTMGLPVPAAEALPDGGQPGTATRTGKASTADLPLDPWERTAAYWSAQQDVPGATLRSLWREQSHNLVRTVSFAGRGAAGLDVAYGPFTLPLRDAFLDRAFECWMHAWDIAEAVDYPYDPPAPRNLNRMIDLAARMLPSALADRRRAGLTTSKSRLAPAGSPGRSLRLEIEGDGGGDWYLPLDSPGAPASEKEMVAHVAMDSVEFCQLAAGHIEPERIAVGQMGDRAVIRDVLFATASLSRL
- the purU gene encoding formyltetrahydrofolate deformylase, with the protein product MSEQQPLQPVEEPSQYVLTLSCPDKQGIVHAVSSYLFMTGCNIVDSQQFGDQGTGLFFMRVHFSADPAVTADRLRASFAAVGGAYHMDWAIHPSAERMRIVLMVSKFGHCLNDLLFRTSIGALPVEIAGVVSNHTDFRELAGSYGVPFHHIPVTREGKTDAEARLLQLVDDKGVELVVLARYMQVLSDDLCGKLSGRIINIHHSFLPSFKGAKPYHQAHDRGVKLIGATAHYVTADLDEGPIIEQEVERVGHEVTPEQLVAVGRDVECQALARAVKWHSEHRVLLNGRRTVVFA
- a CDS encoding SCO4402 family protein, with product MGGMPLNDMPWWRWRSNVRSALHMISDPVFQRDVWQAGREGYGDVTDAVYRLVEDTWLDNWSAEKYVGTIFRDSQEAALVDVAVLRVLKILHQVGADAPATAYLEHPAWPDAVQAAREAHLRMAAADAEDPDVPPRSLEVLAIYNRTAP
- a CDS encoding ABC transporter substrate-binding protein, with product MTWAPVDTKATNMPGMPAMAQVVEKYINAQGGLNGRKLKVLTCNEHDDAVAVTDCAQQAADAGAVAVVGSYSESGSAFTSALEAGGIPYIGGYGITEDEFQSLMSYPVNGGLPALLAGNGRQLAGLCKKVTLVRPDSTTGDQFPIFLDTGLRVGGLTPARDIPTPDDSSDYTSVAAQTVAKNNKHSSCVSAVLGDHTSTFFDALRRTGSSQPKVQLSSVIGSVQQSVIDSTGGPESPLEHAYITSWYPPASDPKWDEMKAAITKYAFGDDRIDVADPGVQTTWIAYDVFAKVVRAMNPRTKVTAEVMQRAMDRTTHLSTGGLTPDLGWTDADVKSVPEHARMVNTEVTYQRIDKGRLVSAKPGFIDLTATLRASTDQ